The Radiobacillus deserti genomic interval CCAGGTCTAGTAAGGAATACACTTCAATTCCATATCTTGAAAAAAGCCCTTTGAAATCTTTTACTTTCCCCTTATTTTTTGTAGCGATTAGTAGTTTCTCCATCTTTATTCCCCTGACTTAGTTGATTGAATAACCTCTGCCCATTTTCCAATTGCTTCTTTTTGAATGGTAATTAACTCTTTAATGCCTTGCTCGGCTAAGCCGAACATCGTTTGTAATTGACTCATTGAAAATGTCGCTTCCTCTCCAGTTCCTTGTACCTCTACAAATTCCCCGTTACCAGTCATCACAATATTCATATCGACATGTGCTTGGGAATCTTCCTCATATTGTAAGTCCAAAATTTCCGTTCCATCTGGAAGTACCCCAACCGAAATAGCAGCTAAATAATCATGGATGGGCATTTCCTTCATAACGCCACTATCCATTAATTTTCCAAATGCTAAAACCATCGCAACGAAAGCGCCCGTTATGGAGGCTGTTCTAGTACCACCATCCGCTTGAATAACATCACAATCAATCCAAACTGTACGCTCGCCAATTTTTTCTAAATCGACT includes:
- the rph gene encoding ribonuclease PH is translated as MRINERKTNQLRPVHIETEYIIHPEGSVLISVGDTKVICNASIEDRVPPFMRGEGKGWVTAEYAMLPRATGTRNIRESSKGKVSGRTMEIQRLIGRALRAVVDLEKIGERTVWIDCDVIQADGGTRTASITGAFVAMVLAFGKLMDSGVMKEMPIHDYLAAISVGVLPDGTEILDLQYEEDSQAHVDMNIVMTGNGEFVEVQGTGEEATFSMSQLQTMFGLAEQGIKELITIQKEAIGKWAEVIQSTKSGE